In Legionella beliardensis, the following are encoded in one genomic region:
- the tilS gene encoding tRNA lysidine(34) synthetase TilS: MYVGFSGGLDSTVLLHAVASQPLLAGKTVAIHINHGLSVNAKRWQQHCERVCQILNLPIITQEITVKRANNIEDKARQARYAVFYSLIKNQEALLLGHHQDDQAETLLLQLFRGAGIDGLAAMADCQPFGLGCLLRPLLTFSRQHLTSYAASHQLDWIDDESNLDCRYSRNFLRQQVIPLIQTRWSNVGLNLARTAAHCQEAQKNLEDLAYLDCLSITEDSNKLSLLSLIGLSKARKKNVLRAWLKRQTHYMPDTKVFNRLIPEVIEAKEDSNPELSWGNYCIRRYKETLYLLNLTNEVKPVSIPWVNFPKPVTLPGNLGSLKAIPALTGLVIPTGSHIEICFRQGGEKIYWHGQTKVLKKLFQQWHVPPWLRDLIPLIYINHELAVVVGYAVNDKFYNASAKTCYQIVN; the protein is encoded by the coding sequence TTGTACGTAGGATTTAGTGGCGGGCTTGACTCCACTGTCCTTCTGCATGCCGTAGCGTCCCAGCCATTATTAGCTGGTAAAACAGTAGCTATTCATATTAATCACGGTTTAAGTGTTAATGCTAAACGTTGGCAACAGCATTGTGAACGCGTTTGTCAAATACTTAATTTGCCTATTATTACGCAGGAAATAACAGTTAAACGTGCTAACAACATAGAAGATAAAGCTAGACAAGCACGGTATGCGGTATTTTATTCACTGATTAAAAATCAGGAAGCATTATTATTAGGCCATCATCAAGATGATCAAGCGGAGACCTTGTTACTGCAATTATTTCGTGGAGCGGGTATTGATGGGTTAGCTGCAATGGCTGATTGTCAACCATTTGGTCTAGGTTGTTTGCTGCGGCCGCTATTAACTTTTTCTCGTCAGCACTTAACATCTTACGCTGCTAGTCATCAACTAGACTGGATTGACGATGAAAGTAATCTCGATTGCCGTTATTCAAGAAATTTTTTAAGACAACAAGTTATTCCCCTAATCCAGACACGTTGGTCAAATGTTGGGCTGAATTTGGCGCGTACGGCTGCGCATTGTCAAGAAGCACAAAAGAATCTAGAAGATTTAGCTTATCTAGATTGCCTAAGTATCACAGAGGATAGCAATAAGCTGTCGCTATTATCTTTGATTGGTTTAAGCAAAGCTAGAAAAAAAAATGTTTTAAGGGCTTGGCTTAAAAGACAAACACATTATATGCCTGATACGAAGGTGTTTAATCGCTTAATACCAGAAGTAATTGAGGCCAAAGAAGACAGTAATCCTGAACTTTCTTGGGGGAATTATTGTATTCGTCGCTATAAAGAGACGTTATATCTTTTAAATTTAACCAATGAAGTAAAGCCAGTTAGTATTCCTTGGGTTAATTTCCCTAAGCCTGTGACCTTACCTGGTAATCTTGGTAGCCTGAAAGCGATACCTGCGCTAACGGGATTGGTAATACCTACGGGAAGTCATATAGAAATTTGCTTTCGCCAAGGTGGTGAGAAAATTTACTGGCATGGGCAGACTAAGGTATTAAAAAAGCTTTTTCAACAGTGGCATGTACCTCCTTGGTTACGTGATCTAATTCCATTAATTTATATCAATCACGAATTAGCAGTTGTTGTCGGTTACGCGGTCAATGATAAATTTTATAATGCATCGGCTAAGACTTGTTATCAGATTGTTAACTAG
- a CDS encoding MFS transporter, whose product MVSRFKLGLLLSYLSMPSIAAVIITPALPFIQHQFNLSAGKVEELISLFLVGYVVGQLIYGPLANRFGRLFALRAGLIIYIIGNLLCLAAVYYNIYSLLECGRLISALGSASGLACTYMIINEWLPTEQRKTAMAYSIVAFTVGIGLAVSLGGIITEYWLWSGCFILLLSQNLFMFLGTFLFKETLKTPQPININTILINYKKALKCQTLVIFALAVGFCSIIGYCFAAVAPQIANDYLYLSAAQYGYWNLLNMLGMLIGGLWSRRLLAHYPALQIILVGLGMSVLGIASLLFMWEVKSHCPLWFFISTTHLYLFSSVVFAGATFIASNALADKASGSAMMSFINMGSATVAVLILSKIATNPLLAFVELLIGEWILITSLVLMYQLKKRAIQLN is encoded by the coding sequence ATGGTTTCACGATTTAAATTAGGGTTATTGCTGAGCTATTTATCAATGCCATCAATTGCGGCGGTCATTATTACGCCAGCGTTACCGTTTATTCAGCATCAATTTAATCTGAGCGCAGGTAAGGTAGAGGAATTAATTAGTTTATTTTTAGTAGGCTATGTAGTTGGGCAATTAATCTATGGGCCGCTTGCTAACCGTTTCGGTCGACTTTTCGCTCTACGTGCAGGTTTAATAATTTATATTATTGGGAATTTACTGTGCTTGGCTGCAGTTTATTACAATATCTACAGTTTATTAGAATGTGGTCGCTTAATTAGTGCGCTAGGATCAGCCAGCGGTCTTGCTTGTACTTACATGATAATTAATGAGTGGTTACCAACTGAGCAAAGAAAAACAGCCATGGCATACTCTATTGTCGCTTTTACAGTAGGTATAGGTCTAGCAGTTTCTTTAGGCGGTATCATTACGGAGTATTGGTTATGGTCTGGGTGTTTTATACTTCTGCTGTCCCAAAACCTATTCATGTTTCTAGGCACGTTTTTATTTAAAGAAACATTAAAAACACCACAGCCTATTAATATAAATACCATCTTAATTAACTACAAAAAGGCATTAAAGTGCCAGACATTAGTTATTTTTGCTTTAGCAGTTGGTTTCTGTTCAATTATTGGTTATTGTTTTGCGGCAGTTGCACCCCAAATTGCTAATGATTATCTATACCTGTCTGCTGCACAATATGGCTATTGGAACTTACTTAATATGCTCGGTATGTTAATAGGCGGATTATGGTCGAGAAGATTATTAGCTCATTATCCTGCTCTACAAATTATACTAGTAGGCCTAGGAATGAGTGTATTAGGAATAGCTAGTTTATTGTTTATGTGGGAAGTGAAGTCGCATTGCCCTCTATGGTTTTTTATAAGTACTACCCATTTATATCTCTTTAGCAGCGTAGTTTTTGCGGGCGCAACATTTATTGCCTCAAACGCATTAGCCGATAAGGCGAGTGGATCGGCAATGATGAGTTTCATTAACATGGGTAGCGCTACAGTAGCTGTTCTTATTCTTAGCAAGATTGCAACAAATCCACTACTCGCTTTTGTTGAGCTCTTAATAGGTGAGTGGATCTTAATAACCAGCTTGGTATTAATGTATCAACTAAAAAAACGTGCTATACAGCTAAATTAA
- a CDS encoding L-serine ammonia-lyase encodes MSISLFDLFSIGIGPSSSHTVGPMLAANAFVKQVSLHQDLFKVSRIKIELYGSLALTGKGHGTDKAILNGLEGQLPDTVIPENMVPRMREIISSQKIKLNNTHEISFNDTADFLFLQKELLPKHSNGMRFTIYDSQENRLASQIYYSIGGGFIATEEEMDQFPALESNIPYPFSTADELLRYCRDNSLSIAELMMVNEQTWRDSKAIEEGILAIAKVMNECIENGCHHDGILPGGLLLKRRAPELYKKLTNHQDIKSSFEYADIMNRINLYAMAVNEENAAGGRIVTAPTNGAAGIIPAVLKYFQEAHHKVNREDIYTYFLTAAAIGILYKKGASISGAEVGCQGEVGVASSMAAAGLTAVLGGSIDQIENAAEIAMEHHLGMTCDPVLGLVQIPCIERNAMGSVKAVNAARMALMGDGKHHISLDKVIKTMKQTGLDMQSIYKETSMGGLAVNVNLPEC; translated from the coding sequence ATGAGTATTAGTCTATTTGATTTATTTTCTATTGGCATTGGTCCTTCCAGCTCACATACCGTTGGGCCTATGCTTGCTGCTAATGCTTTTGTTAAGCAAGTATCCTTGCATCAAGATTTATTTAAAGTTAGCCGCATTAAAATTGAATTATACGGCTCGTTAGCCCTAACTGGTAAAGGCCATGGCACAGATAAAGCGATTCTTAATGGATTAGAGGGCCAGCTACCAGATACCGTCATCCCTGAAAATATGGTGCCACGCATGCGGGAAATTATTAGTTCACAAAAAATAAAACTAAATAATACCCATGAGATTTCATTTAATGACACGGCAGATTTCTTATTTTTACAAAAAGAATTGCTACCAAAACATAGCAATGGTATGCGTTTTACGATTTACGATAGCCAAGAAAATAGACTTGCAAGTCAGATTTATTATTCAATCGGTGGTGGTTTTATTGCAACTGAAGAAGAAATGGATCAATTTCCGGCATTAGAAAGCAACATACCCTACCCTTTCTCTACTGCTGATGAGTTATTAAGATATTGCCGAGACAATAGTTTATCAATCGCAGAATTAATGATGGTGAATGAACAAACTTGGCGAGATAGCAAAGCAATTGAAGAGGGTATATTAGCTATTGCCAAAGTGATGAATGAGTGTATCGAAAATGGTTGCCATCATGATGGTATCTTACCTGGAGGATTGCTGCTTAAACGACGTGCGCCTGAACTTTATAAAAAATTAACTAATCATCAGGATATTAAAAGTAGCTTTGAATATGCGGACATTATGAACCGTATAAATTTATATGCTATGGCTGTTAATGAAGAAAATGCAGCCGGAGGCCGTATTGTTACCGCCCCTACCAATGGTGCAGCAGGTATTATTCCAGCTGTTTTAAAATACTTTCAAGAAGCTCATCATAAGGTTAACAGAGAAGATATCTACACTTATTTCCTGACCGCTGCGGCTATTGGTATTCTTTATAAAAAAGGCGCATCTATCTCCGGTGCTGAAGTAGGTTGCCAAGGGGAGGTTGGCGTTGCTTCTTCTATGGCGGCAGCAGGGCTTACAGCCGTGCTAGGTGGGTCAATTGACCAAATTGAAAATGCTGCTGAAATAGCGATGGAACATCACTTAGGCATGACATGTGATCCAGTTTTAGGTTTAGTACAAATTCCTTGCATTGAGCGCAATGCTATGGGTTCAGTTAAAGCTGTCAATGCTGCTCGTATGGCACTCATGGGTGACGGTAAACATCATATTTCTTTAGATAAAGTAATAAAAACTATGAAACAAACCGGACTTGATATGCAAAGTATTTATAAAGAAACATCTATGGGCGGCTTAGCAGTCAATGTTAATCTTCCCGAATGCTAA
- a CDS encoding FKBP-type peptidyl-prolyl cis-trans isomerase has translation MKMKLVAAAISLVVSTAFAVPDTTNTSTTTNGTNASATTPSTSTVLSSDMDKLSYSIGADLGRNFKKQGIDISPNAMARGLQDGMNGGQLLLTDDQMKDVLNKFQKDLMAKRNAEFTKKADENKNKGDAFLNQNKSKEGVVALPSGLQYKVIENGKGAKPGKDDMVTVEYTGKLIDGQVFDSTEKSGKPAEFKVSQVIPGWTEVLQLMPAGSTWEVYLPASLAYGPRGIGGAIGPNETLIFKIHLISVKKSSEA, from the coding sequence ATGAAGATGAAATTAGTCGCTGCAGCGATAAGCTTAGTGGTATCAACTGCCTTTGCTGTGCCAGATACTACTAACACTAGTACTACAACTAATGGTACTAACGCTAGTGCTACTACACCAAGTACAAGTACAGTTTTAAGCAGTGACATGGATAAATTATCTTACAGTATTGGTGCTGATTTAGGACGAAATTTTAAAAAGCAAGGCATTGACATTAGCCCAAATGCTATGGCAAGAGGCTTGCAAGACGGCATGAATGGTGGCCAATTACTACTGACTGATGATCAAATGAAAGATGTTTTAAACAAATTTCAAAAAGATTTAATGGCAAAAAGAAATGCAGAATTCACTAAAAAAGCAGATGAAAATAAAAACAAAGGTGACGCATTTTTAAACCAAAATAAAAGCAAAGAGGGCGTAGTTGCTTTACCTAGCGGTTTACAATATAAAGTAATCGAAAATGGTAAAGGAGCTAAACCTGGTAAAGATGATATGGTTACTGTTGAATATACTGGTAAACTTATTGATGGCCAAGTATTTGACAGCACCGAGAAATCTGGCAAACCTGCTGAATTTAAAGTATCGCAAGTCATTCCTGGTTGGACAGAAGTACTGCAATTAATGCCAGCTGGCTCTACCTGGGAAGTTTATCTACCTGCTTCTTTAGCTTATGGCCCACGCGGCATTGGCGGCGCCATTGGTCCTAACGAAACGTTAATCTTTAAAATTCATTTAATTTCTGTAAAAAAATCATCTGAAGCTTAA
- a CDS encoding AmpG family muropeptide MFS transporter has product MNKRLLIVFLLGLSSGLPLALITSTLQAWFADSGMPILATGMLSLIGLPYLYKIVWGPLLDRYTLLSLGKRRSWILITQVCLFVGFNVMALLNPTDSASALALIALILAIFSATQDTAIDAHRVEYLPIKEHGLGASLAVFGYRLALLIAGGLALIMAAHIGWAMTYHIMGLIMGLCIIVTLWSQEPSVENQVAKPLLSSFYAPMKELLQRPKTLALLFFIFFYKLGEAFTATTSGIVMPFLIQGIGFSLDTIGYINKLLGISSILLGGLTAGLVLMRWPLYQALLCFGLLQALTNILFIALAMVGKNLALFAVAVCCDNFAAGMGSTALVALFMRLVNRQFTATQFAVLVAVSSLPRTFSGPIAALLQLWFGWVGLYQLSFLLALGFIPFLIMIKEHTKPRENDQLPFDELKPAH; this is encoded by the coding sequence ATGAATAAACGCTTGCTTATTGTCTTTTTACTTGGCCTTTCTTCAGGACTCCCACTTGCTTTAATTACTTCTACGTTACAAGCTTGGTTTGCTGACAGCGGTATGCCCATTTTAGCGACAGGTATGCTAAGTTTAATTGGCCTTCCCTATTTATACAAAATTGTATGGGGGCCTTTGCTTGATCGTTATACACTATTATCGTTAGGCAAGCGGCGTAGCTGGATATTAATAACACAAGTTTGTTTATTTGTCGGTTTCAATGTCATGGCGCTACTTAACCCCACCGACTCTGCTTCTGCTTTAGCCCTAATTGCGTTGATACTAGCAATTTTTTCAGCAACTCAAGACACAGCGATTGATGCGCATCGGGTAGAATATTTACCAATAAAAGAGCATGGATTAGGGGCATCCCTTGCGGTATTTGGCTATCGATTAGCTTTGCTTATTGCCGGTGGGCTTGCTTTAATTATGGCCGCGCATATTGGCTGGGCGATGACTTACCATATTATGGGCTTAATCATGGGGCTATGTATCATTGTCACTTTATGGAGTCAGGAGCCGTCTGTTGAGAATCAGGTAGCTAAGCCTTTATTATCTTCTTTTTATGCTCCAATGAAAGAATTATTGCAGCGTCCTAAAACGTTAGCACTGCTTTTTTTTATTTTTTTCTATAAGCTAGGCGAAGCGTTTACGGCGACTACAAGTGGTATTGTCATGCCTTTTCTGATTCAAGGGATCGGCTTTTCATTAGATACCATTGGCTATATCAATAAGTTATTAGGCATTAGTTCTATCTTATTAGGTGGGTTAACAGCGGGTTTAGTCTTAATGCGTTGGCCTTTATATCAAGCGCTTCTTTGTTTTGGTTTATTGCAAGCCCTAACTAATATTTTATTTATTGCGCTTGCCATGGTGGGTAAGAATTTAGCTTTATTTGCTGTGGCAGTTTGTTGTGATAATTTTGCTGCTGGTATGGGTTCGACGGCATTAGTAGCCTTATTTATGCGCTTGGTAAATAGACAATTTACAGCGACTCAATTTGCAGTACTTGTGGCAGTTTCTAGCTTACCCCGTACTTTCTCAGGGCCAATTGCTGCTTTATTACAACTGTGGTTCGGTTGGGTTGGTTTATACCAATTATCATTTTTACTAGCATTAGGTTTTATTCCATTCTTGATCATGATTAAGGAACATACAAAACCTAGAGAAAACGACCAGTTGCCTTTTGATGAGCTAAAGCCAGCTCACTAG
- a CDS encoding DUF3757 domain-containing protein, translating to MKAVVITTYLIANLFYSLAYASSNCPDPKTSSLQWGEIPEPWQLNPFSEHKPQGDVNTQFARANIMVYGGYGHGVICTYRNSIGNYSIWWPVLVKIPARVDYNWIDTLGGYVCTESLTACQFYTAN from the coding sequence ATGAAAGCTGTCGTGATAACAACTTATTTAATTGCGAATTTATTTTATTCCCTTGCTTATGCTAGTAGTAATTGTCCTGATCCTAAGACAAGTTCACTGCAATGGGGAGAAATACCTGAGCCTTGGCAGCTAAACCCTTTTTCTGAGCACAAGCCTCAAGGTGATGTTAATACGCAATTTGCTCGAGCTAATATCATGGTGTATGGAGGTTATGGCCATGGTGTTATTTGCACCTATAGAAATTCCATAGGCAATTATTCAATTTGGTGGCCAGTGTTGGTAAAAATACCTGCACGGGTTGATTACAATTGGATTGATACCCTTGGGGGTTACGTTTGTACTGAATCGCTAACTGCTTGTCAGTTTTATACGGCTAATTAG
- a CDS encoding DUF5617 domain-containing protein encodes MTNPIKVCVIGPEGSGKTQLTNLILKRPYRPSYESTLVLDNYVSDDGEIKIVDTTGKEEYKSLLLSLSPEKDVFLYCVDLSQEIEPNKIAKELRQFKLTNDQAKFILVGTKADSYLGDNPTAVLQELKDNILDIDDLIVMSASEDHESRIAMANEIIALIYKQANEIAAEKEKSLAQAEAFRHIMEETKKEPEETYPDSYSELWLNAKTQDLFSAKGKERIVDSNFSAALALLKDYCKTKAPESRFATLFSKVSLAATLHKRHHTNTVRNFLKDYSGTPTVNALLTALGDELITAKNPIKPTGSLATRLQFIKDKAEITDTCDIDEINSKIERLNVDEPPAL; translated from the coding sequence ATGACTAATCCTATTAAAGTATGTGTCATAGGCCCTGAGGGAAGTGGCAAAACACAGCTTACAAATTTGATTTTAAAAAGACCCTACCGACCTAGCTATGAAAGTACGTTGGTACTTGATAATTATGTTTCAGACGATGGTGAAATCAAAATTGTAGATACAACAGGCAAAGAGGAATATAAATCACTTTTATTAAGTTTGTCTCCAGAGAAGGATGTTTTTTTATATTGTGTTGATCTAAGTCAAGAAATAGAGCCAAATAAAATAGCGAAAGAATTGCGGCAATTTAAACTTACAAATGATCAAGCAAAATTTATTTTAGTAGGGACAAAAGCAGATAGCTACCTAGGTGACAATCCTACAGCGGTATTGCAAGAGCTTAAAGATAATATACTTGATATTGATGATTTAATTGTTATGTCTGCGAGTGAAGATCATGAAAGCAGAATTGCAATGGCAAACGAAATAATTGCATTAATTTATAAACAAGCAAATGAAATAGCCGCAGAAAAGGAAAAATCCCTCGCCCAAGCAGAAGCATTTAGACATATTATGGAAGAAACTAAAAAAGAGCCAGAAGAAACCTACCCTGATAGCTATTCCGAGCTTTGGCTCAATGCCAAAACTCAGGATTTATTTTCAGCTAAGGGAAAAGAAAGAATAGTAGATTCAAATTTTTCAGCAGCGCTAGCGCTTTTAAAAGATTATTGCAAAACCAAGGCGCCTGAGTCGAGATTTGCAACTCTGTTTAGTAAAGTAAGCTTAGCCGCCACTTTACATAAGCGTCATCATACTAATACCGTAAGAAATTTCTTAAAAGACTATAGTGGTACACCCACAGTTAATGCTCTGCTTACTGCCTTAGGGGATGAATTAATTACTGCCAAAAATCCTATTAAACCTACTGGAAGTTTGGCAACGCGACTTCAATTTATTAAAGATAAAGCAGAAATAACAGATACGTGTGATATTGATGAGATAAATAGTAAAATAGAAAGACTAAACGTAGATGAACCACCGGCACTCTAA
- a CDS encoding chloride channel protein, translating into MVSDVVQKLTNFLNLKLFSLAALGGIAIGSAVSLIRTLVGFIQTILFGTNVNMHSAISTPWERILAVTTVGGLILGLLLVLSARYKRLSMVDPIEANAVNGGKMSFLDSLTFVGLSLVSISIGGSVGFEAAMTQLGAGTLSAIGQRLNFARQELRMLVSCGTGAGIAAIFGAPLAGAFYALELVVGGYATRALMPTLLASSLSSLMVYILIGYEPLFKANIVETPSIWHFPIAILIGCMAAAVGILVMRGTTSLEYLLKSLKLPNFLKPAIGGLFLGLIALIVPQVMGPGHYGINEILAGSKALHLIILILLAKMAASIACVGSGFRGGLFSASLFLGAALGCIIHDIITIPLFGHAIPLDLTVVAGMAGVAASIIGTPAAIILLLLETANLNLGVISTVITVIVSSVLTRYLFGYSFSTWRFHIRGSDITGPQDIGRLKALTFGNLPLIKLPTIAEHTSLIDAANAAKRAEVDYIAIKDKNGHFLGLANNKLLLTELEKTSPLSLCNLIEKNTHCVYQTESIVNYIDTINEKKLKRLSVIDENHHFIGLVSEVAILRRYLIEIVAAQEEELEHFPKLTP; encoded by the coding sequence ATGGTAAGTGATGTAGTTCAGAAACTAACTAATTTTCTTAACTTAAAATTGTTTAGCTTAGCTGCTTTAGGAGGCATAGCCATTGGCTCAGCAGTTTCTTTGATTCGCACCTTAGTTGGCTTTATTCAAACGATATTATTCGGCACGAATGTTAATATGCATAGCGCCATAAGTACGCCTTGGGAAAGAATCCTAGCTGTTACAACCGTAGGTGGATTAATCTTAGGTTTGCTACTTGTTTTAAGTGCGCGTTATAAGCGCCTTTCTATGGTTGATCCCATCGAAGCAAATGCAGTCAATGGCGGCAAGATGTCTTTTTTAGATTCACTTACTTTTGTAGGCTTATCGCTGGTTTCTATTTCTATAGGTGGTTCGGTGGGTTTTGAGGCAGCAATGACTCAGCTTGGCGCAGGCACCTTAAGTGCAATAGGCCAGCGCTTAAATTTTGCAAGACAAGAACTACGCATGTTAGTTTCCTGTGGCACAGGGGCTGGTATTGCTGCTATTTTTGGGGCCCCCTTAGCTGGGGCTTTTTATGCCTTAGAATTAGTGGTAGGTGGCTATGCAACGCGCGCCTTAATGCCTACCCTTTTGGCAAGCTCCCTAAGTAGCCTCATGGTTTATATTTTAATCGGTTACGAGCCACTGTTTAAGGCTAATATTGTTGAAACACCTTCTATCTGGCATTTTCCAATCGCAATATTGATTGGCTGTATGGCAGCCGCTGTGGGTATCCTTGTGATGCGTGGGACAACAAGTTTAGAATATTTATTAAAAAGCCTAAAGTTACCTAACTTTTTAAAACCAGCCATTGGCGGACTTTTTCTTGGATTAATTGCCCTTATTGTGCCACAAGTCATGGGGCCTGGGCATTATGGGATTAATGAAATTCTTGCAGGCTCGAAGGCTCTTCATTTAATTATTCTAATTCTCCTAGCTAAAATGGCTGCTTCAATTGCATGTGTAGGATCAGGATTTCGGGGCGGACTATTCTCAGCCTCTTTATTTTTAGGCGCAGCCTTAGGCTGTATTATTCATGATATTATTACCATACCTCTTTTCGGCCATGCCATACCCCTAGACTTAACCGTCGTCGCAGGCATGGCAGGGGTTGCTGCATCGATTATTGGCACGCCAGCCGCCATTATACTTTTACTATTAGAAACTGCGAATTTAAATTTAGGCGTTATCTCAACTGTCATCACGGTCATTGTATCTAGCGTGCTTACCCGTTACTTATTTGGCTATTCTTTTTCAACATGGCGATTTCATATTCGTGGGTCAGATATAACTGGCCCACAAGATATTGGTCGCTTAAAAGCATTAACATTTGGGAATTTACCCTTAATCAAATTACCAACTATAGCAGAGCATACGTCGCTTATTGATGCTGCTAACGCCGCAAAGCGCGCCGAAGTCGATTACATTGCCATCAAAGATAAAAATGGCCATTTTCTAGGGCTTGCTAATAATAAGCTATTGCTGACGGAATTAGAAAAAACATCCCCTTTATCCTTATGTAACCTTATTGAAAAAAATACACATTGTGTTTATCAAACCGAATCCATTGTTAATTACATCGATACAATTAATGAGAAAAAATTAAAACGCTTATCAGTCATTGATGAAAATCACCATTTCATAGGACTAGTATCGGAAGTAGCTATTTTGCGCCGCTATTTAATTGAAATAGTTGCAGCACAAGAAGAAGAACTTGAGCATTTTCCTAAATTAACGCCTTAA
- a CDS encoding response regulator: MSSKINLENQDDVQVIHQFYQDIISSLPNIVYLLDKDCTLVGGNNNFLTMLGLTHLDELEENFYQRLVTFANWSEERAQLLKRDDINALLSDTATYDSPEKPVLGAEGKITYYLATRVPLFSNDKKNQGLLVVLMDVSEKLLLTEQLKKIKEQLQLSNAQPAPTSVASHINMSKNERPSVLLVEDNRIAQKAGQALLMQFDCKVEVAPSEGEVANLFKPGKYDIVFMDISLEDTSGYVMAKKIRQMEQNTAHHVPIIALTGYQADVVKYDCDDYFMEGAITKPLTSEQVKQIIQHYVYHIDIPISGLRSIKTAPKSN, translated from the coding sequence ATGTCTAGTAAGATAAATCTAGAGAATCAGGATGATGTGCAAGTTATTCATCAATTTTATCAAGATATTATAAGTTCCCTACCCAACATCGTTTATTTATTAGATAAAGATTGTACCTTAGTTGGTGGTAATAACAATTTTCTAACGATGCTTGGCCTTACTCATTTAGATGAGTTAGAAGAAAATTTTTATCAGCGGTTAGTTACCTTTGCAAACTGGTCTGAAGAGCGGGCGCAACTGTTAAAGCGTGATGATATTAATGCCTTGCTTTCAGATACGGCTACCTACGATTCGCCTGAGAAACCTGTCCTTGGTGCGGAAGGAAAAATTACGTATTACTTAGCTACACGTGTACCTTTATTTTCTAATGATAAAAAAAATCAAGGCTTGTTAGTTGTTTTAATGGATGTTAGTGAGAAGCTGTTATTAACAGAGCAACTCAAAAAAATTAAAGAACAATTACAATTAAGCAATGCTCAACCAGCACCTACATCCGTTGCCTCTCATATTAATATGTCTAAAAATGAAAGGCCTTCTGTGTTATTAGTGGAAGATAATAGGATTGCTCAAAAGGCAGGGCAAGCTTTATTAATGCAATTTGATTGCAAAGTTGAAGTGGCTCCTTCTGAGGGCGAAGTGGCTAATTTATTTAAGCCTGGTAAATATGACATTGTTTTTATGGATATTAGCTTAGAAGATACATCAGGCTATGTCATGGCAAAAAAAATTCGACAAATGGAACAAAATACCGCTCACCATGTGCCGATTATTGCTCTTACCGGATATCAGGCAGATGTTGTTAAATATGACTGTGATGATTATTTTATGGAAGGTGCAATTACCAAGCCCCTTACCAGTGAGCAAGTAAAGCAAATTATTCAACACTATGTTTATCATATTGATATCCCTATTAGTGGCCTAAGAAGCATTAAAACAGCCCCGAAAAGTAATTAG